CTCGTTCACGAGTTCCACGCCGAACGCGTCCCGCACGCCGGCGCGGACCTCGCGCGCCAGGTCGAGGAGGTCGGCGGTGCGGGCGTCGCCGGGATTCGTCAGCGCGAGCGTGTGCTTGCCGGAGATGCGGGCCGGGCCCGTGCCGTGCCCCTTCGCGAACCCGGCGCGGTCGATGAGCCACGCGGCGGACGTCTTGGTGCGCCCGTCCGCCTCCGGGTAGCGGGGGAACGTCGCGTCCGGGCCGAGGCGTTCGGCGACGCGCCGTTCGAGTTCGGCGAGCTGCTCCGGTTCCAGGATCGGGTTGGTGAAGAACGATCCGGCGCTGCGGGTGTCGGGGTCGGCCGGGTCGAGGACCATGCCCTTGCCGCGCCGCAGCTCCAGGACGGCGTCGCGCGCCTCCTTCAACGCGACCCGGTCCCCCGGCCGGACGTCCAGCCTGCGCGCCAGTTCGGCGTACGCGATCGGCTGCGACTCCTCCGACTCGCGCAGCGCGTACGTCACGTCGAGGACGACGTACCGGCTGTGCCCCTTGAAGACGCTGTTGCGGTAGGTGAACCGGCACTCGTCCCGGCCGAGCGTCACCCACGCGCGGTCGCGCCGGTCGTAGGCGCGGACCGCGACGATCGTCTCGCCGACGTCCTGCCCGTACGCGCCGACGTTCTGGATGGGCGTCGCGCCGACCCGCCCGGGGATCCCCGACAGGCACTCGACGCCGGCGAGGCCGTCGGAGGCGCAGCGGGCGACGAACGGGTCCCAGTCCTCGCCGGCCTGGACGCGGACGTGCACGCGGTCGCCCTCGGCGGCGACGCGCTCGGTCCCGCGCGTCCCGACGTGCACGACCGTCCCGGCGAACCCGCCGTCGGCCACCACCACGTTGCTGCCGCCGCCGAGCACCAGCAGCGGCTCGCCCGCGTCGTCGGCGTCCCGGACCGCCGCGACGACCTCCTCCTCGGTGGTCGCCTCGACGAACTTCCGGGCGGGGCCGCCCAGCCGCAGCGTGGTGTATCCGGCCAGGTTCACCTCTTCGGCGATCACCGCCACTCGTCCATCCCCTTCGTACGTTCGCGTCCGCACCGGCCGGGCGTCCCCGGCCGGTGCGGACGGGCGCGCGCCCGCTCAGGCGAGACGGACGACCGCCTTGGCGCGCGTGAGGACCTTCTGGTCGTTCGACCGGGCGGTGAGCGCCACGACGACCTTGCCGTCGTCCAGCTTCTCCTCCACCGTGCCGCTGATCTCCAGCGACGCGCCGCCCTCGTCGGGAACGACCACGGGCGAGGAGAACCGTACCCCGTAGTCGACGACCGCACCCGGGTCGCCGGCCCAGTCGGTGACGAACCGTCCGCCCTGCGCCATCGTGAACATGCCGTGCGCGATGACGTCGGGCAGCCCGACGGCCTTCGCGAACGACTCGCGCCAGTGGATCGGGTTGAAGTCGCCGGACGCGCCCGCGTACATGACGAGGTTCGCCCGGTCGACCTTGTACGTCTGCGCCGGGATCTCGGTGCCGACCTCGACGTCGGCGTACTTCACCTTCGCGGTCATCCCTAGGCCCCCCGCTCGACGATCGTGTTGTAGGTCTTGCAGACGAGTTCGCCCTCGACCGTCTTGACGTCGGTCTCGACGACCATCTTCTCGTTGTTGCCGATCGACTTGATCTCGGTGATCGTCGACGTGCAGGTCACGACGTCGCCGGCGCGGACGGGGCGGGTGTACTCGAAACGCTGCTCGCCGTGCACGACCATCGCGTAGTTGAGGCCGAGCGCGGGGTCGGCCAGGCCCGGGTTGCCGAGCGACACCACGATCGGGAAGGTGGGCGGCGCGATGACGTCGGGGTGCCCGGCCGCCTTCGCCGCTTCCGCGTCGCGGTAAATGGGGTTGCCGTCGCCGATCGCGTCCGCGAACTCGCGGATCTTGACCCGGCTCACCTCGTAGGGCTCGCTGGGCGGGAAGCTCCGCCCGATGAAATCACGGTTCAGTGCCATGCAGTCCGTCCTTCCAGGTCGAACGGGGCGTCGCGCCCGGGTGCCCGCGCCTCGAGCACCGGCTCCCTCTACATCTGGACGGACGGTAACAGAACGACGTTCAGCCCGCCTCCACGGGTCTCACCGAGGAGGACGGGCTGAAAGTCGTGCTGTACGTGCAGGTGGGCAAGCTGCGAAGAGTTCGCTCCGCTCGGCTCCCGGGAAGTTCACGGTCGGCCGCTTGCGCCGGACGCCGCGTGGCGGTGCCGGGTCCCGGTCACGGGTGCCGCATCGCCGACGTCGTCGAGTCGAAATCCCCCGATTCTCCGCACTGGGCGGAGGAAGATCAGCGGGTCTCCCGGTGCGGACGGTGCGTCCGGCAGTTCGGGCAGTACTTCTTGATCTCGAGGCGGTCCGGGTCGTTGCGCCGGTTCTTCCGCGTGATGTAGTTGCGGTGCTTGCACTCCTGGCAGGCCAGCGTGATCTTCGGCCGTACGTCGGTGGCAGCCACGTTGGAGTGCCTTTCTGAGCTAGGGACAGGAACTTCGGACCGAGGCCGCCCGTGCGGACGGCCGGCGGTTCGGACCCGGCCTGCTCACCTCCCGGAGGAGGTGAGAGACCTGGGTAGTAGCGAGGGCCGGACTTGAACCGGCGACACAGCGATTATGAGCCGCTTGCTCTGCCTGACTGAGCTACCCCGCCGTGATGGTCGGTGTGGACCGGTTTGCAAGGATACCGGATGCCCACCGCACCCTCGGAACAGCATTTCCCGGACCATGGTCGGGGAAGCATGTTCGAGTGGCCCCCAGGGGCTTCCCCCAGGTTACCCGTTGTGCCGGTGACCTGCGAATCGCCCCAGTGGAACCGGTGGGACGCTACCACAGCACCTGCCGCGAGGCGAATCCGGACGGAACGGCCGCCGGAACCGGGCCGGCATGCCGGCCGGCGGTGCGCCGATCGGCCCCGGGAACGACGAAGGCCGCCCTCCGAATCGTCCGGACGGCGGCCGTGGTGTCGTGGAGCCCCTTTACGGAATCGAACCGTAGACCTTCTCCTTACCATGGAGACGCTCTGCCGACTGAGCTAAAGGGGCTTGTGTCGTTCGCGCAGTGAAAACCATACACGGCCCGGGCACCACTTGCGAACCGAAAAGCCCCTGTCGCCCGTCCGGCCCGCTCCCGGCGGCGAATCCCCAGGTCAGCGCAGTAGATGCCGACCGATGACGAGCTGCTGGATCTGGCTCGTGCCCTCGTAGATGCGGAACAGCCGGACGTCCCGGTAGAACCGCTCGACGGCGACGCCCCGCATGTAGCCCATCCCGCCGTAGACCTGCACCGCCCGGTCCGCGACGCGGCCGACCATCTCCGAGCAGAAGTACTTGGCGCAGGACGGCCCGAGCTTCGTGTCCTCGCCCGCGTCGTAGGCCCGCGCGGCCTCCAGCACCATCGACCGTCCCGCGTACAGCTCCGCCTGCGAGTCGGCGATGAGCCCCTGCACGAGCTGGTACTCGCCGATCTTCCGCCCGCCCTGGGCGCGCTCCTTCGCGTACGCGACCGCCTCGTCCTGGATCCGCTGGGCGAGGCCCACGCAGACGGCGGAGATGCTCAGCCGGCCGTGCGCGAGGGACGCCATCGCGGTGCGGAACCCGGTGCCCTCCGTGCCGACCATCGCGTCGGCGGGGACCCGGACGCCGTCGAGGAGCACCTCGGCGGTGTGCGCCCCGCGCTGGCCCATCTTCGCGTCGGACGGCCCGACCTCCAGCCCGTCCGTCCCCTTCTCGACGAGGAAGGTGGAGATGCCGCGCGAGCCCTCGCCGCCCGTCCGGGCGAACACCATGAAGACGTCCGCCTCCGGGGCGTTGGTGATGAACCGCTTGGCGCCGTCGATGACGTACTCGTCCCCGTCCCGGCGCGCGGACGTCGTCAGCGTGCTCGGGTCGGACCCGGCCTCGGCCTCGGTCAGCGCGAACGCGCCGACGATCTCGCCGGACGCGAGGCGGGGCAGCCAGCGGTCCTTCTGCGCGTCCGTGCCGGCGTGCACGAGGACCTGCCCGGCGATGCCGTTGCTCGTCCCGAACATCGACCGGAACGCGGGGCTGGCGTAACCGATCTCGAAGACGAGCCGGACCTCCTCGCTCATCGACAGCCCGAGGCCGCCGTACTGCTCGGGCAGCGCGTACCCGAACAGGCCCATGTCGCGCGACGTCCGCCGCACCGCCTCGGGGATCGCGTCGGTCTCCTCGATCTCCTCCTCGCGGGGGATCACCTCGTCGCGCACGAAGCGGCGGACGGCCTGCAGCACGTCGTCGAAATCCTGTGGCTCCATGCGCCCATTCTAGAATCAGATTCCAGGATGGCGTCTAGAACCGGACGAGCACCGCCGTCGCGTCGTCGTGCCGCTTGCCCCGCCCGGCGGCGGTCGCCGGCCGCGCCGCCTCCGCCTCCCGGGTGCGCCGCACCACCTCCGCGGGCCCCTCCTCGGCCAGCACCTCAAGGAGCCCGGCCCAGGTCAGCAGCCCGAACCGCTCCACCAGACGGGACGCGCCGTCGCTCAGCACCGCCGCCCGGCGCAGCCCCCGCAGCGGCACCCGTCCCGTCCGCGCCTCGTACGCGGCCTCCGGCTTCGTGCTCGCCACCCAGAACCCGCCGGGACTGTTGCGCGCCGCCCGGACGGCCTCCCGCGTGTAGCTCGGGAGCCGGTCGATCCGGTCGTCCCGGCGGACGCTCACCCCGCCGTCCGTCTCCAGCACGATCGGGGAGTCGGCGAGGACGAGCCAGTCGACGGCGTCCGCGCGGCGGCGCAGCATCGAGACGGTCGCCGACGGGCTGTCCGGGTCGCCGAGGTCGCAGGTCCCGGCGTGCGCCTCCGCCGTCACCTTGATCGCCTCCGCGAGCAGATCGGGCAGCGGCTCCCCGTCCTCCGCCGCCAGCCCCGCCGCGACCCGTCC
The nucleotide sequence above comes from Actinomadura algeriensis. Encoded proteins:
- a CDS encoding MaoC family dehydratase; translated protein: MTAKVKYADVEVGTEIPAQTYKVDRANLVMYAGASGDFNPIHWRESFAKAVGLPDVIAHGMFTMAQGGRFVTDWAGDPGAVVDYGVRFSSPVVVPDEGGASLEISGTVEEKLDDGKVVVALTARSNDQKVLTRAKAVVRLA
- a CDS encoding MaoC family dehydratase N-terminal domain-containing protein, translating into MALNRDFIGRSFPPSEPYEVSRVKIREFADAIGDGNPIYRDAEAAKAAGHPDVIAPPTFPIVVSLGNPGLADPALGLNYAMVVHGEQRFEYTRPVRAGDVVTCTSTITEIKSIGNNEKMVVETDVKTVEGELVCKTYNTIVERGA
- a CDS encoding UDP-N-acetylmuramate dehydrogenase, whose product is MAVIAEEVNLAGYTTLRLGGPARKFVEATTEEEVVAAVRDADDAGEPLLVLGGGSNVVVADGGFAGTVVHVGTRGTERVAAEGDRVHVRVQAGEDWDPFVARCASDGLAGVECLSGIPGRVGATPIQNVGAYGQDVGETIVAVRAYDRRDRAWVTLGRDECRFTYRNSVFKGHSRYVVLDVTYALRESEESQPIAYAELARRLDVRPGDRVALKEARDAVLELRRGKGMVLDPADPDTRSAGSFFTNPILEPEQLAELERRVAERLGPDATFPRYPEADGRTKTSAAWLIDRAGFAKGHGTGPARISGKHTLALTNPGDARTADLLDLAREVRAGVRDAFGVELVNEPVLIGVTL
- a CDS encoding acyl-CoA dehydrogenase family protein produces the protein MEPQDFDDVLQAVRRFVRDEVIPREEEIEETDAIPEAVRRTSRDMGLFGYALPEQYGGLGLSMSEEVRLVFEIGYASPAFRSMFGTSNGIAGQVLVHAGTDAQKDRWLPRLASGEIVGAFALTEAEAGSDPSTLTTSARRDGDEYVIDGAKRFITNAPEADVFMVFARTGGEGSRGISTFLVEKGTDGLEVGPSDAKMGQRGAHTAEVLLDGVRVPADAMVGTEGTGFRTAMASLAHGRLSISAVCVGLAQRIQDEAVAYAKERAQGGRKIGEYQLVQGLIADSQAELYAGRSMVLEAARAYDAGEDTKLGPSCAKYFCSEMVGRVADRAVQVYGGMGYMRGVAVERFYRDVRLFRIYEGTSQIQQLVIGRHLLR
- a CDS encoding protein phosphatase 2C domain-containing protein — protein: MQVTYASEATPGRENEDFVAAGSGWVVLLDGATAPPGLDGGCRHDPAWLVRRIGGRVAAGLAAEDGEPLPDLLAEAIKVTAEAHAGTCDLGDPDSPSATVSMLRRRADAVDWLVLADSPIVLETDGGVSVRRDDRIDRLPSYTREAVRAARNSPGGFWVASTKPEAAYEARTGRVPLRGLRRAAVLSDGASRLVERFGLLTWAGLLEVLAEEGPAEVVRRTREAEAARPATAAGRGKRHDDATAVLVRF
- the rpmG gene encoding 50S ribosomal protein L33, with translation MAATDVRPKITLACQECKHRNYITRKNRRNDPDRLEIKKYCPNCRTHRPHRETR